The genomic region GCCGGTGATCCGAACAGCGTTGCCCTGAGAATCCAGGATCCGGGCTCCGCTGGTGTGCAGATAATTCTGCGCATGGGCGGCGGGAGAGCCCAGAATAGCAATTCCAGCGATAGCAACGACAGGCAATAGACCCGAGCGGAGCTTACGTGACGGAGGGAGGTGAGTGAGCATCATTGTTCCTTTCACGGAGCGGGAGAGATCAAGATCGCAATAGTCTCAACAAATCAGAAACTGTGTTTCTGATCACTTTCCCATTATAGTGATCGATGGGGCATCCGTCAACAAGCAAGCGCGGTGGGTTATTGATCACCGGGCAATGAATTACCCGGCTGGGGGCGCTTCGCGCCGACCGTCCGTACCGGACGGAAGAGATAAGAAACGCAAGCGATCACACTCTTCCGTCCGGTACGGACGGTCGGCGCGAAGCGCCCCCAGCCCCGTATTTCAATGCGGGGTCAAAAAAGCCCTCGTCCCCCTATGAATCGCTACACGAGCGACTCACCCTCACTCAACAAACGCAACTTTTCTTCGAGAAATCGCCGTTCCGGCCCTTGTTGCGTCAGTTTCAGCGCGCGTTCGTAGGCCCCCCGGGCGTCGGCGGTTCTTCCCAATCGCCGGCAGAGCTCCGCGCGGGCGGAGTGCGCCAGGTAGTAGTCGTCGAGGTCGCCGCGTTCCAGAATGGCGTCGATCAGCGCCAGGCCGGCCTCCGGGCCGCTGCGCATCGCGACGGCGACGGCGCGGTTGAGGTCGATGATGGGCGAGGGGGTAACGCGCGCCAGAATGTCATAGAGAGCGACGATCTGGACCCAATCCGTTTCGGCGGCGGAGCGCGCCTCGGCGTGCACCGCCGAGATCGCGGCCTGGAGGGTGTAAGGTCCGAAACGCCGGGACATCAGCGCCTGCTCCACCAGCGCGCCGCCCTCGGCGATGCACTCTTTGTCCCAGAGCGAGCGGTCCTGGTCTTCCAGCAAGATCAGGTCGCCCTGCTCGGACGTGCGGGCGGCGCGGCGCGACTCGTGCAGCAGCATCAGCGCGAGCAGCCCCAGGACCTCCGGCTCCGGCAGAAGGTCTTTGATCAGGCGGGCGAGACGGATCGCCTCCCCCGAAAGATCGGCGCGCGTCAGCGACTCGCCGGACGAGGCGGAGTAGCCCTCGTTGAAGACCAAATAGATGACGTGGAGCACGACATCGAGCCGCTCGGGCAGGTCTTCGGGCGACGGCCCCTGGTAGGGGATCTTCGCGTCGCGGATCTTGGCCTTGGCGCGCACGATCCGCTGGGCGACGGTCGTGGGCGCGGTGAGAAAGGCGCGGGCGATCTCTTCGGTCGTCAGGCCGCAGACTTCGCGCAAGGTCAGCGCCGCGCGGGCGTCCGGCGCCAGGGCGGGATGGCAGCAGGTGAAGATGAGACGCAGCCGGTCGTCCTCAACACCCTCCTCTTCCCACACGATCGCGGTCGCCTGCGTGTCGGCCTCGACCCGTTCGGCGAGCGCCGCCAGCGAGGCGTCGAACCGCGTGCGGCGGCGCATCGCGTCGATCGCTTTGAAGCGGCCGGTGGTGACAAGCCATGCCCTCGGGTTTGCCGGAATCCCGTCGCGCGGCCACTGCTCCAGCGCCGCCGCGAAGGCGTCCTGCACCGCTTCCTCGGCAAGGTCGAAATCGCCGATCAATCGAATCAGAGTCGCAAAGACGCGGCGCGAATCGGATCGATGGATCTCCCCCACCGTCCCCCGAATCTGCCGGATGATCTCTTCGCTGACGAACGGCGATTCCTCGCCTGAGGCGCGTTTCACTTGGCGTACCTTTCCGCGGCGCGCGCCTTCGCCTTGACTGCCTCTTCCTCCCGGTTCTTCGGCGGCGCATTCGATTCCAGAGCGGCCAGAAGCTGCGCGGAAACCCGGGCGATCTCCCCCACCGCCGCCTCAAACGCGGCCTCATTGGCTTTGGACGGCTTCGAAAATCCGCTGATCTTGCGGACATACTGAATCGACGCCGCCTCGATCTCATCCGGGGTCACCGGCGGTTCAAAGTTAAACAAAGTCCGAATATTTCGACACATTCCGCGCAGCCTCCATTCGACGCTCAAATACGGCCAAAAGCACAACCGTACATAAGTTCGATACAAGGGCTTCTGTCTCCTTGTTTTGCAGCAAAAAAAATTTCTCGTGAAACGCACGGCTTTCGGTCCCACAGCTGAAGTAGCGGGACCGGCTTGGGAAACGCAAATCCGCCATACCTTCATCGCGGGACATTCAGGAGAAAGCATGGAAAGCGGCTTGACGAAAACTCGCTTCGCCACTATAATAAGTTTACCGTTGCAATTTTGATAAAACCGATCAAATTCATTCCGAGGATCTTCGCCTTGCCCATTATCGTCACCTCTCAAGAGGTCACAGCCACGCCAATCAGCGACCGCCTGTACGGACACTTTATCGAGCTGGGCTATGGCGTTCAGGTCGAGCCGATGTGGTCGGAGATGTTCTTCAACCGCAGCTTTGAGCCGTTCACGCCGTATAAGTGGATCAACAAGGAGTGGTACGATCTCTGGCTCGATCCCAAACACCCGGAGAAGGGCTACAAGACCGATTGGAGTCAGGAAGACTGGCATCACTCAGGTTACGAGCACAATCCCTGGTTCGCCGTTCCCGGCGATGAGGGGCCGTTGGAGATCACGGACGAATCCACGTTTATTCTCCCGCGTTCGGCAACTCTTGATATTGAAATCGGATTGACGAGTGAAGGCGCGCGCCATGGCGAGACGTGTTTGAAGGTCGTGAATGGAGAAAGCGAGGCGTGGGGCGGCTTCGCACAGGCTGGGAAAGTCATTCAGAAAGAAGCGGGATACAAGTTTCGCGGCTTTCTCAAATCGGATACTCCCGGAGCGCATGCCGAGGTTCGGATCTACGCACAGGGCGACTGGGCCGCTCCCCTCTTCACCGCGCCGGTCGGCCCGATTGGCGAGGAGTGGGAGGAGTTCTCCTGCACGTTCCACAACAAGGTCTATGAAGGGCGTGCGGTCTTCAGCCTCTGGATCGCTCCCGGCGCAACCGTCTATACCGACTGTTTTTCGCTCATGCCAACGAACACCCGGCATGGCTGGCGGCCGGAGGTGGTGGAAGCGGCGGCCCGCATCAACCCCAAGGTCATTCGATGGCCCGGCGGCTGCTTCGCCTCGTTTTACAACTGGCGCGATGGGATCGGACCATACGATCAGCGCAAGCCTCAGCCCTCTTATTTCTGGGGAGGGCAGAACGCCAACGATGTGGGGACGGCGGAGCTTGCGACCTTCGCGAAGATGCTCGGCGCGGATTCCATGATCTGCGTCAACCTCCACCACCCCACGAAACAGTTCTATGAAGTCTACTGGAATGACGAATCCAAAGGACCGCATGGCTTCGACTTCCCCCACTTCGCCGATCCCGCGCAGGGCGCGCGCGAAGCGGCGGACTGGGTGGCGTACTGCAACCTGCCCGTCGGCGCGCATCCGATGGCGGATCAGCGCGCGGAGCACGGCTATCCGGAGCCGTTTGGCGTGCGCTTCTGGGAGATGGACAACGAGTCACTTCGCTGGTTCACCCCAACAGCTTATGCCGAGGCCGTCGCCGCATATTCGCAGGCGATGAAAGCCGTCGATCCCAGCATTCAGATCGGCCTGATCACCTATGGCGAGGAGTACAAAAAGCAGATCCCCGAGATGCTCGCCATTGCCGGCGCACATGTCGATTTTCTCGCCGACCGCGCCTGGGGCGAGGCGCAATTGCTGGCGGTGCTGGAGCCGATGCGCGCCTACAACGCCGCCTGCGGGACCACGATCCGATATTGCGACACCGAATGGCTGGCGCATCAGGACGAGCCCGACGCATTCAACCATGTCGCGAGCGACGCCTGGACGGGCGAAACAAAATCCTATCGCTTCAGCAAGTGGCGTTACGCGATGAACATCTTCCGCAACTTTTTGATGTGGCGGCGGCAGGGCGGCGACGTGCTGTTCGTCAACTTCAACAATTTCGCCAACACGCACTCGCAATGCGTCATCGACACGCCCAAGGAAGGCGCCTATCTCACGGCGGCCGGCCACGTCTTCGAGATGATCTCCCGCGCCCCCGCCGCCTGGCCGCTCGCCTTAGATGGATACACGGTTGATGCGAAGGCAGACTATCAAGTCCAGGCGGAGTGGGATCTGGGACGCGAGCGCCTGGTGCTTTCGATCGTCAACATGGCCGCCGAGCCGCGCTCGGAGACGTTTGATCTGACGCCTCTGGAGCGTGTGTTCACGAACGCCCAATTATCCCAGCTCGCGGCGAACAGTCTGACGACGATGAATACGCTCGAACACCCCGACATGATCCGGCGTCTCGATAGCGAGCGAGGCTCCGTCGGCGTCTCGTATTCGCTCGATATTCCCGCATACAGTCTCACCCAGGTCATACTCGCCGCCGAGTAAGAAAGCGATCTATGCAAGACAGGTTTCCAATCCGCCGCCTCGCGAGTACGCTCGCGCTGCTCGCCGCCGGCGCTCTCGTCGCGCCCCAAGCCAAAGCGCAGACACTCCGGCCGATCGCGCCGGACACATGGACCGCGACCGACGCGCTGGGCCGCTCCATGCCGGTCGGCGCAGGAATCCCCGCGCCGCGCAAGAACCGTTATGTCGGGATCTTCTATTTTCTCTGGCACCATGGGCCGGGCAAAAACGAGCTGTATGACAACACGAAGATTCTCGCCGATCCCGCGCATCCCTTCGGACCAAAGTTCGCGTTCCATTGGTGGGGTGAGCCGGCGGTCGGCTACTTCCTGTCGTCCGACGCCTGGGTGCACCGCAAGAATCTCCAGATGCTCGGCGACGCCGGCGTGGACGTGATCTTCTTCGACGTGACCAACGCCTTCACCTACCCCGAGATCGTCAAGACGGTTTGCGACACCGCTGAGCAGATGCGCGCCGAAGGGACAAAAACACCGCAGATCGCGTTCATCGTCCATGCGGCGCCCGGCGCGACAACCAATCGACTGTACGACACGTTTTACTCCAAGGGACTTTACAAAAATCTCTGGTTTCAATGGCAGGGCAAGCCGCTGATTCTGGGGAATCGCCAGGAGAAGACGCCCGGCGATTCTCCTCTCTCCGACGCGGCGAACCAATTTTTCACATGGCGCGAATCGTGGGCCTGGGATCCCGGCCAGGATAAGTGGCAGTGGATGGATAAGTATCCGCAGAAGCCCGCGTGGCACGCAGACCCGCAAAAGCCTGAGCAGATCTCCGTGTCCATCGCAGGCCACCCAATGGATACCCTGGGCCGCAGTTATCGCAGCGCCGAGACCTGGGGACAGGGCGCGGAGCCGACGGTGGACGATCGGTATCGGGTCTCGACCAGCGCCGACGGCATCCAGTTCGCCCAGCAGTGGAAGCGCGCATTGGCGGTCGATCCCGAGTTCATCTTTATCACCGGATGGAACGAATGGATCGCCCAGCGTTTTCTGGACGGCGGTCCCACGCTCTACGCCGGCCGGCCGCGCACGCCGGGAACAACCTTCTTCGTGGACGCCTTCAATGAGGAGTTCAGCCGCGACGCCATGCCCATGAAAGGCGGCTACGCCGATAACTACTACATGCAGCTGGCGGAGAACATCCGCAAGTTCAAAGGGGCCGCCCCGCAGCCAATAGCGCACGGATCGAAGACGATCTCCGCGCCTGGCGCCTTCGCCGCCTGGCGTGATGTCCAGCCGCGCTTTCTGGACGCGGTTGGCGACACCACGCACCGCGACAGCGACGGCTGGGGCGCCCATCACTACACGGACACCAGCGGACGCAACGACATCACTTCGGCCAAAGTCGCGTGCGACGCCAAAAATATCGCCTTCTATGTCCACACCCGCGCGGCCCTCACGCCGTACACGGGCAAGAACTGGATGCAGCTCTTGATCGACGCCGATTCCAATCCAAAAACCGGCTGGAACGGCTACGATTTCGTCGTCAACAGCCGTGTGCTGAGCCCGGGCAAGACAACGCTGAAGCGCCTTTCTGACAGCAAGACATGGACCGTCCCTTACCGCGCCGCCGGAAACGAGATGCAGGTGGTCATCCCGCGCGCGCTGCTCGGCCTCACGAACACCCGGATAACATCGTTTGATTTTCACTGGGTAGACAATGCCCCGATTGGCGGCGAGATCGCCGACTGGTGGTACGTGGGCGACAGCGCTCCCGACGGGCGCTTCAACTATCATTATCGCAATCGCGCCTCGTCAGAAGCCGGCGAATAAATTCGCGCCTACAAGTACGGTCGTCCCCCTCCGGGGACTTCAGAGCCTACGGCATCTTAAGAAGCGCCTTCGGCGCAAAATCTGAACCCGCGCAGGCGGGTGGCCGTACTTGTAGCCGCGAATTTATTCGCCAGGCATGTGCGGAACGCGCAATATTTCACTTACTCAACGGACTGCTAGCACTTCTCTTTTTGACAGGACACAAGTACGTCATGATCGCGAATAATCCCAATCCCACCGATACGATCGAGGAGGAGCGAATCCCGGATCCGGCGCGCCTGCGCTGGGGGCCGGTCGGCCTGCTCACGCTGATCCTGATCGTACTCAACACCGGCTGGATCGCGAACTCCGAGATGAAGACCAACGTAACCGAGATCACCATCTCGACGCTCTTTCTCGGGATTGCGTTTATTCTGTTCTGCGCGACGATGCTCAACCTGGCGGCGCGCCGGGTCTTCGGCCCGCGCGGCGCTTTGAACCAGGTGGAGCTGATGATGCTCTACTCGCTGACATCGATGTCCAGCGTCGTCGCCGGCGTCGGCCATATGGGGTTCTTCACGCCGTTTCTGTCGAACGTATTCTGGTACGCCAAGCCCACCAACAACTTTCAGCAGATCTGGCCGCTGCTCCCTTCCTACATCGGGCCGCGCGACCACGAGATCCTGCGCGGGTTCTACGAAGGACACTCCACGTTCTTTCGGCCGGAAGTGATGCGCGCCTGGTCGGGGCCGCTGTGCGTCTGGAGCATCTTCTTTTTGACCCTGCTCTGGACCACGCTATGCCTCGCCGCCATCGTGCGCCGGCGCTGGGAGGAGGATGAGCATCTTCCATTCCCCGTGGTCGCGCTGCCGCTGGAGATGACGCGCGAGGGCGCTCCCATCTACCGCAACAAGCTGCTCTGGGGCGGCTTCGCCATCCCCTGCTTTTTGCATTCACTCAATTCGCTCGCCAGCATCGTTCCCGCACTGCCGTCGCTGCCGATCAATACGGCGGTCAGCCTGACCGTCGGCCTGCCGCGCCCCTGGAGCGCGCTCGATCCGACCTTCGGCGGAATCCATGCGGCTGGCATTGGCTTTGGGTATCTGATCAACAGCGACGTACTGTTCTCCATGTGGTTCTTCTATCTGCTGCGCAAGGCGATGAACGTCTGGGGGCTGCTGCAAAACTGGCGCGATCCCGGCCAGGGCCAGATGGGCGACGGAGCCCATCAATTCCCATATACGAGCTATCAGGCGTGGGGCGCGTGGATGGCCCTGGGCCTGGCTATGCTGTGGCAAGGGCGCGTCTACTTCGGCGCCTATTTCCGGCGCGCCTTTCGGGGCGATCCGTCCGGACGCGACATTGGCGAGCCGATGACCGCGCGCACCGCCGTGGGCGGCTTCACACTGGGATTCCTCGCGCTCTGCGCGTTTGTCTGGTCGAGCGGCGGGTCGTGGTGGCTGCCGGTCGTCTTCTTCACGATCTACATGCTGATGATGCTGGCCCTCGCCCGTCTGGAAGCGGAAACCGCCGTCCCGTCCCCGTTCCTCGCCTGGATCGCGCCGCAAAGCATGCTGACGACGGTGCTGGGATCTGCGAACCTCGGGCGCATGGACTCGGTGCATGTCGGGATGCTTTCGTGGTTCAACTCGGACTACCGCGCGGCGGCGATGCCCCACCAGCTCCAGGCGTTCGTCGGCCAGCGCCGCGCCGGAGGCTCCATGCGCGCCCTGCCCCTCGCCCTGATGCTCGCGGCCGCGTTCGCGCTGGTCTGCGCCCTGCTCTGGGACTTGCAGCTCTACTATGTCAACGGCGCCGAGACCGGGAACGTCAACCAGTGGCGGATCACGATGGGAACGACTCCCTGGTCGGATGTCGATAAGTGGCTGCATGCTCCGGAAAAGGCCGACAGCGGGGCCCTGATGGGCATGGCCGCCGGCGCGGCGATCACCGGCATCCTGTCCTTCCTGCGCGGCCGCTTCGTCGGCTTCCCGCTTACCCCCGCCGCCTACGTGCTGAACACCTCCTGGGCCAACGACCTTTTCTGGCTGGACATGTTCATCGCCTGGGTCTGCAAAACCGCGATCCTGCGCTACGGCGGCATGCGCATCTACCGCCTCATGTTGCCCCTCTTCCTGGGCCTGATCCTCGGCGACTTTATCACCGGCGCCTTCTGGAGTATCGTCGGCGTCTTCATGCACGCTTCGCTATTCCGGACGTTCTCGACGTGATCCGGACCCAAACTTCGGCGCGCAAACACGCAATCCCAAAACAAAAGAGCCTCCCCGAAATCTCGGGGAGGCTCTTTGTTTTGGAAGCGTGGAGCTAGATCGGGCTGAAGGTCACCGCAAAGTTATTAGGAGCAGAGCCAACGGTGGAAGATCCTGCCGCGTTGCCGCATCCCGTCTGATCCGTGTTCGCATTGGCGGCAGTCCCGCCAGGAGAAACCGTCCCTGGGCGAATATACTTCGCATGACCATCCGCCAGCGCATAGTTCGCACCGTCCGTGTGGCGCGGCGTGGGGTTGGCGACGCCGTAACCGCCGGAATTGAAGCCGCCAATTCCCACATTCCGCCCTAAAAGCCCTGTCGCATAGACAGCCCTTCCACCATTCGTTTGATCGATCCAACCGGAGCCGCAGTCGTTTCCGTGACCGCCAGGCGAATCATTTTCGGCGGGATTGGTCGGGTCAGTCGGCGCATTCGTCACTTCATAGAGCAGGACGGTGCTTGCCGGCGCGTTTGTGCTGGCAAGCGTTCCCGCCGACCCGCCGCCGTCGAGATTTCCATTGAACGCATAGGAGATCGGGACATCATGTTCGTTCAGCCCCAGATGGTTCGTCGTGTCCGACGTGGGATCGTCAGGACACTTAAAGACGCCGGTGCTTTTGATGTAAGGATAGACACGCCCCGCCCACCCACGACCTTCGTGCACGCCCATGCCGGGACCATCCGTGTAGGCAAATTGGTTGCCCCAGGGATAGGTTTCATCGTTATCTTGAGTGTATTGTGTAAAGCCAAGCGCCAGTTGCTTTTCATTACTAAGACAAGATGTCTGCCGCGCCTTCTCACGCGCTTTGGCGAAGACCGGGAACAGGATCGCCGCAAGAATTGCAATTATTGCAATGACAACGAGTAATTCAATAAGTGTGAAACCAGCCGCCTTCGGCTTTGCTTTGACAACAAGATCGGTCATGAAATTCCCTCCAGGATGCGAAAATAAATTCAAAAGTGCGCCGCCGGCAAGATATCGCCGGCGCCAGGCAATTAGTTTTACCGATCACATTATAAAACGAAACATTGTTTCTGTCAAGGAATATTTTTGACTGTTAGGAGGCAAGAGCGACTCCCTCGGGAAGTCCCAAAACGGTTTCAACGCCGCCGTCGATTCCCAGCGTATGCGAGACGTGGATGAGGCCGTGCGGCGTGGGGACCGATCCGCGCGCATATTGCAAATTCCCAAGGTTTGGTTTTATCGATACTTGCGCGAACCCGGGCGCGGCGGGCGTGACGCCGAGGACGTGCTCCATGAGCCATGCGGTGGGGCCGGCGGCCCAGCCATGGCAGAGGCTGTGGCGCAGCCCCTTGTAGCAGAAGTCGCCGTACTCGGCGTGGATGTCGTGTTTGCCGGGCTGCGGCAGTTCGTCGATGCGTGTGGCGTTTTCGGCCCACTCGATATGGAAATCCTCCCAGAAGGCGGTCGCACCCAGGTCCAGCATGGCCCCCCAATAGGACCGAAGCAGATCCAGGCCGCCGGCGACGTCGCCGGCCTGGGCGCGGGCCTGGAGGATGTAGTAGCCGTAGAAGGTGGAGAGGTTGCGGTCGGGATCGCGCGCGAGGATGGCGGCGTTGGTCGCCTCGGCGTCCGCGAGGCCGGCCAGGACAAGGAGCGCGTTCGCCTGTTTGCTGACGGTCGGGATCGTGGGACACGCTTCGACACGGGCGGCGACGGCGTTCGCGCGCGCGGCGGCTTCGGATTCGCCGACGATGACGCAAAGCTCGGCGCCGGCGCGCAGGGCGAGCGCGGTCATGGCTTGCAGGCCGGCGTCGGTGGCGGTGGGGTCGACGCTCGTCGGCCACTCCAGAAACCGCCCGCCGTCCAGATGCTCGCGGCCCTCGGCATCGACTTTGGATTCGACCAGCGCCAGCAGGTCCAGCAGATACGCGCGCTGCTGCTGGAGGTAGGCGAGATCGCCGTGATAGCGATACCAATCGCGCTGAATGATGATCCACCAGAGGGAGTACGACGAAATGCCGTTCATCCATTCGGGCAAGGGAGTTTCATCGCGAACTTTGTCCAGGCTCGCCGGGACGATCGGATGCGCGCCGTGGATCGCGCTCACCACCATCGTCTCGGGGTGCATGTCGCCGATCCAGACCAGACGGTCGCGCTTGATTCCATCCCAGAGATGATCCTGCATGCACAGATGCACCGTGCGAGCGCCGACGCGCCATATCTCATTGATCCGCTCGTCGCTGCACTCGAACGCCCCCTGATACTCCAGGTCGTACTCCAGCGCAATCGCCGTCACCTGACGCAAGATCAGCGGCGCATCGGTATCCAAGAGATCGATACGGACGAACCGAAATCCGGTGTCGCCGACATCCGTTCGCCCGAACCACGCGGCCTTAATTTCCCAATCGTGGGTGGCGTGATCGGGAGTCGTCTCCCCCATCGCCTCGCTGACGGATTCGCCAAATCGCACGCGGACGCGCACCGAGCGAGCGGCCGGCGAATTGGGAACGTCCAGGCGAACGCCGCCGTGCAGTTCGCGGCCGAAATCCAGGAGAATCGCGGCCGGCGCATCGCCGCCTGGCGAGAGCGTACAGGCGGTGAGGTCGTCGCTCAGGAGATTTTGGGAGCCGGCGACACCAGCCTCCGAAATCCAGACAATTCGCGTCGGCGCGATAAAACGGCGGCGGCGGGGATC from Capsulimonas corticalis harbors:
- a CDS encoding RNA polymerase sigma factor, producing MIRQIRGTVGEIHRSDSRRVFATLIRLIGDFDLAEEAVQDAFAAALEQWPRDGIPANPRAWLVTTGRFKAIDAMRRRTRFDASLAALAERVEADTQATAIVWEEEGVEDDRLRLIFTCCHPALAPDARAALTLREVCGLTTEEIARAFLTAPTTVAQRIVRAKAKIRDAKIPYQGPSPEDLPERLDVVLHVIYLVFNEGYSASSGESLTRADLSGEAIRLARLIKDLLPEPEVLGLLALMLLHESRRAARTSEQGDLILLEDQDRSLWDKECIAEGGALVEQALMSRRFGPYTLQAAISAVHAEARSAAETDWVQIVALYDILARVTPSPIIDLNRAVAVAMRSGPEAGLALIDAILERGDLDDYYLAHSARAELCRRLGRTADARGAYERALKLTQQGPERRFLEEKLRLLSEGESLV
- a CDS encoding DUF2277 domain-containing protein; translated protein: MCRNIRTLFNFEPPVTPDEIEAASIQYVRKISGFSKPSKANEAAFEAAVGEIARVSAQLLAALESNAPPKNREEEAVKAKARAAERYAK
- a CDS encoding DUF6785 family protein; the encoded protein is MIANNPNPTDTIEEERIPDPARLRWGPVGLLTLILIVLNTGWIANSEMKTNVTEITISTLFLGIAFILFCATMLNLAARRVFGPRGALNQVELMMLYSLTSMSSVVAGVGHMGFFTPFLSNVFWYAKPTNNFQQIWPLLPSYIGPRDHEILRGFYEGHSTFFRPEVMRAWSGPLCVWSIFFLTLLWTTLCLAAIVRRRWEEDEHLPFPVVALPLEMTREGAPIYRNKLLWGGFAIPCFLHSLNSLASIVPALPSLPINTAVSLTVGLPRPWSALDPTFGGIHAAGIGFGYLINSDVLFSMWFFYLLRKAMNVWGLLQNWRDPGQGQMGDGAHQFPYTSYQAWGAWMALGLAMLWQGRVYFGAYFRRAFRGDPSGRDIGEPMTARTAVGGFTLGFLALCAFVWSSGGSWWLPVVFFTIYMLMMLALARLEAETAVPSPFLAWIAPQSMLTTVLGSANLGRMDSVHVGMLSWFNSDYRAAAMPHQLQAFVGQRRAGGSMRALPLALMLAAAFALVCALLWDLQLYYVNGAETGNVNQWRITMGTTPWSDVDKWLHAPEKADSGALMGMAAGAAITGILSFLRGRFVGFPLTPAAYVLNTSWANDLFWLDMFIAWVCKTAILRYGGMRIYRLMLPLFLGLILGDFITGAFWSIVGVFMHASLFRTFST
- a CDS encoding DUF1559 domain-containing protein; translation: MTDLVVKAKPKAAGFTLIELLVVIAIIAILAAILFPVFAKAREKARQTSCLSNEKQLALGFTQYTQDNDETYPWGNQFAYTDGPGMGVHEGRGWAGRVYPYIKSTGVFKCPDDPTSDTTNHLGLNEHDVPISYAFNGNLDGGGSAGTLASTNAPASTVLLYEVTNAPTDPTNPAENDSPGGHGNDCGSGWIDQTNGGRAVYATGLLGRNVGIGGFNSGGYGVANPTPRHTDGANYALADGHAKYIRPGTVSPGGTAANANTDQTGCGNAAGSSTVGSAPNNFAVTFSPI
- a CDS encoding alpha-L-rhamnosidase C-terminal domain-containing protein yields the protein MEGILDPRRRRFIAPTRIVWISEAGVAGSQNLLSDDLTACTLSPGGDAPAAILLDFGRELHGGVRLDVPNSPAARSVRVRVRFGESVSEAMGETTPDHATHDWEIKAAWFGRTDVGDTGFRFVRIDLLDTDAPLILRQVTAIALEYDLEYQGAFECSDERINEIWRVGARTVHLCMQDHLWDGIKRDRLVWIGDMHPETMVVSAIHGAHPIVPASLDKVRDETPLPEWMNGISSYSLWWIIIQRDWYRYHGDLAYLQQQRAYLLDLLALVESKVDAEGREHLDGGRFLEWPTSVDPTATDAGLQAMTALALRAGAELCVIVGESEAAARANAVAARVEACPTIPTVSKQANALLVLAGLADAEATNAAILARDPDRNLSTFYGYYILQARAQAGDVAGGLDLLRSYWGAMLDLGATAFWEDFHIEWAENATRIDELPQPGKHDIHAEYGDFCYKGLRHSLCHGWAAGPTAWLMEHVLGVTPAAPGFAQVSIKPNLGNLQYARGSVPTPHGLIHVSHTLGIDGGVETVLGLPEGVALAS